CCTGGATTGTCGACAATGTACTGCAAACCTGTCTCTTCCAGGTCCGTTTTTGGACCGTTTTGCGTGTTGACAGGCCAGAGCGACAACAAAGAATAGCTAAACCCCGGGTCTTGCTCGGCGACCAACTCGGATCCATAACGGAACATCTGAGCCGGCAACGGCAGTGCTTTGTCGTCTTCCCAGTATTCGCTGGCTTTGATCACGCCTTCGACATTTTGGAGACGGTTAACCACCTGCTTGGTGTAGACGGTCCGGTCAGCTGCCATGACGGCGTGGAGCCCGTCTGCCATTTTCTGCGGCGCAATTCCACCAGAGGTCGTTTGCGTGGTTTGTTCGCAACCCGCCAATCCGGCGATACCCAAAGCCACGAACAGACCCGCGAGACGAAAATTGTACTGAGGCATGACACTACTCCTTGGCTAAACTATGGTGATTGTTGGCATATTCGAATCGAACGCTGCGGTCGCCCCAGAGTCATTCCGAGCGCTCCCGGCTGTCGGCGGACTCAAGACGCTCCGCCACCCAGGTCATGCTCTCGACGACGCGACTGGGTTGACCATTGAAATTACGAGCAATCAACGACGGGTCGGCGAGCGCGTCGATGGCGAAACCAAGCCCGTGACAATCCATGCACACGTCGCGAAGCATTTTCTCGTTAGGTCGCAGATTGTGACTTTGATGATGATTGGCTCGGACGCGCTCGACTCCCTGCTCGCGATATACCTCCCGCGGCATATGGCAGGTCGCGCAGCTCACACCCGCCCCTGCGGCAACACGCCCATCTTGCTCGGCCTGCCAAAGCTCAAAGTGCTTTGACGAGCGAAAGTTGCGCGTGTGCTGGTCGTCATGGCAGGACTCACATGATTCGACTGCGGCCTGGCGCGTATCGAAATCGTGGGCGCCATGACAACTCTGGCAACCTAACTCTCGGTCCAGTGAATCCAGACGCATGGGTTGCCGCGCCATACCCGGTTGGAGCGCAGACAACCCGGCCGCTAAACGCATGCCGTGTTTTCCGGCGAGAAACCCCGCTTGCTCGAACTCATGGCAATCCCCGCAGACCTGATAGCCGGGCGAGGCATTCCACGGCGTTGCCTCGTCGGGCTGATGGCAGTCACTGCAATTGATGCCTTGAGCCGCGTGGCCTGTAGCCGCCCACCGCTCGACGATCTCGGGATCCTTGTGAGTCGGCGGACTGTCCGCTTGATCCGACGTCAATCGGACCGCGGAATTCACTTCGAAAACCGCTGGCACCGGTGCGAAGGGCGCCTCGAGAATCGCAGGCTCTTTCAAATGGCGCGCGAGAAAGTCCTCATAAAGCGCTGTGTTGTCGTGAAAGTTATGACAGCCGGAGCTCGTGCACGTGGTGAACTCCAACCCTTGATGGGTGGGACGTTCCTCTCCAACTTCGGCATGGCAAATCACACAATAGTCATCCGGCAAAGTGACCCCCATCGCATGGGTCTGTTCGGGACGGTGCTCCGTGTGGCAGGTCACGCAATAACGCGCGTCCAAAATTTCCGCCTTATCGGCGTTACGCGGATCGGTGAATTTCTTTCGCGGATGACTGTCATCGGCAGCCGCCAACTCCGCTCCGTGACAGTCCACACATGCCTGCTGAATGGACTCCATCCCGCCAAAGGTATCGACGTGACAGCTCTCACAAGCCAACTCGATCTGGTAGTGGCCATGGGTGGTCTGTCCGATCAGAAAAACCGAGCGGGCAGGTCCACTCAACGCCCAAGCCAAACCGCCCGCGAGCATCACGCTCAGCAGCCCCCAGACGACCCAATAGAACTTCGTATTCCCACCCACTAGAAGTAATACACAGACAAAATGTGGAACCCGAGCAGCACCGGCAACGGCCATAACACCAGGATATGGACCCACGTAAGCGCTGAGCGAACTCGACGACCCCACAGAGGTGTCAGTCGGTGAGAGGCCGCAATGCTTGATGCACTTGCCGCTCCGAACAACAGGGCGATGACAAAACTCACCAACAGGAATTGGTTCAAGTTGATGCCCACTCGAAAACCCGTATGCAAAAACAATGTCACGACAATCAACACGCCAATGAGGGTGTGAACTAAACGCCACCCGTCGTAACCTCCGGGCAGCTTAGGCAGGTAGCGC
This Pseudomonadota bacterium DNA region includes the following protein-coding sequences:
- a CDS encoding cytochrome c3 family protein; this translates as MGGNTKFYWVVWGLLSVMLAGGLAWALSGPARSVFLIGQTTHGHYQIELACESCHVDTFGGMESIQQACVDCHGAELAAADDSHPRKKFTDPRNADKAEILDARYCVTCHTEHRPEQTHAMGVTLPDDYCVICHAEVGEERPTHQGLEFTTCTSSGCHNFHDNTALYEDFLARHLKEPAILEAPFAPVPAVFEVNSAVRLTSDQADSPPTHKDPEIVERWAATGHAAQGINCSDCHQPDEATPWNASPGYQVCGDCHEFEQAGFLAGKHGMRLAAGLSALQPGMARQPMRLDSLDRELGCQSCHGAHDFDTRQAAVESCESCHDDQHTRNFRSSKHFELWQAEQDGRVAAGAGVSCATCHMPREVYREQGVERVRANHHQSHNLRPNEKMLRDVCMDCHGLGFAIDALADPSLIARNFNGQPSRVVESMTWVAERLESADSRERSE
- a CDS encoding DUF3365 domain-containing protein — its product is MPQYNFRLAGLFVALGIAGLAGCEQTTQTTSGGIAPQKMADGLHAVMAADRTVYTKQVVNRLQNVEGVIKASEYWEDDKALPLPAQMFRYGSELVAEQDPGFSYSLLSLWPVNTQNGPKTDLEETGLQYIVDNPGKNYYGEETLGGQKYFTALYPDTAVAEACVSCHNDHKDSPRRDFELGDIMGGVVIRIPVD